The window GAAGCAATGATTTATAGTCAACGCGTTGCCCAGATGTCAAAAGCACTTTGGAAAGCAGTAGAAAAGGATTGGCAGCAATGGATAAAACCTTATGACTTGAATATTAATGAACACCATATTCTATGGAATGCATACCATCTTCAAGGCGCAACCATTTCGGACATCGCAAAATTCGGCGTCATGCACGTCTCCACAGCTTTCAACTTTTCAAAGAAACTTGAAGAGCGGGGATATCTGCAATTCTTCAAGAAAGAC of the Sporosarcina luteola genome contains:
- a CDS encoding HTH-type transcriptional regulator Hpr encodes the protein EAMIYSQRVAQMSKALWKAVEKDWQQWIKPYDLNINEHHILWNAYHLQGATISDIAKFGVMHVSTAFNFSKKLEERGYLQFFKKD